A DNA window from Streptomyces bacillaris contains the following coding sequences:
- a CDS encoding NUDIX hydrolase, giving the protein MTLHDDATLVLKGYAPGGEAGADQAELRQAYLDHLALHADGMWKACGAGHLTASALVIDPEREKVLLTLHRKLRMWLQMGGHCEELDATLEAAALREATEESGITGLTLLPGGPVRLDRHPIPSPCHWHLDVQYAALAPAGAAERISEESLELRWFGYEEVASVADASVVRLLEATRARL; this is encoded by the coding sequence GTGACGCTGCACGACGACGCCACCCTCGTACTGAAGGGTTACGCCCCTGGGGGCGAGGCAGGTGCTGACCAGGCGGAGCTGCGCCAGGCCTATCTGGACCATCTGGCGCTCCACGCCGACGGCATGTGGAAGGCGTGCGGGGCCGGGCATCTGACGGCCAGCGCCCTGGTGATCGACCCCGAGCGGGAGAAGGTGCTGCTCACCCTGCACCGCAAGCTGCGGATGTGGCTCCAGATGGGCGGGCACTGCGAGGAGCTGGACGCGACGCTGGAGGCGGCGGCGCTCCGGGAGGCGACGGAGGAGTCCGGCATCACGGGGCTCACCCTGCTGCCGGGCGGCCCGGTCCGGCTGGACCGGCATCCCATTCCGTCGCCGTGCCACTGGCACCTGGACGTGCAGTACGCGGCGCTGGCCCCGGCCGGGGCTGCGGAGCGGATCAGCGAGGAGTCGCTTGAGCTGCGCTGGTTCGGCTACGAGGAGGTGGCCTCGGTGGCCGACGCCTCCGTCGTACGGCTGCTGGAAGCGACGCGCGCACGGCTGTAG
- a CDS encoding AIM24 family protein, which produces MQSPLFNHTEQQSQDRYTIQNPQLLRVALTGQDDILARKGAMVAYQGLMDFDGEYQSQNQRRARAHTGEGLDLMRVSGQGTVYFANLAQYIHVVDVDREGMTVDSAYVLALDSSLHTEVIAVDSQYGISGSGKYQLNITGTGKVALMTSGQPLMMQVTPDKYVNVDADAIVAWSSALRVQMQAQTHSSGVFRRRGNTGEGWELSFLGQGFALVQPSEVMPPQNAQIGQGARAQFGMGQHGAHGQNQNNAWN; this is translated from the coding sequence ATGCAGAGTCCGCTTTTCAACCACACCGAGCAGCAGTCCCAGGACCGGTACACGATCCAGAACCCGCAGCTCCTGCGGGTGGCGCTCACCGGGCAGGACGACATCCTCGCCCGCAAGGGCGCCATGGTCGCCTACCAGGGGCTGATGGACTTCGACGGCGAGTACCAGTCGCAGAACCAGCGCCGGGCCCGCGCCCACACCGGTGAGGGCCTGGACCTGATGCGCGTCTCCGGCCAGGGGACCGTCTACTTCGCCAACCTCGCCCAGTACATCCACGTCGTGGACGTCGACCGCGAGGGGATGACCGTCGACAGCGCCTACGTCCTCGCGCTCGACTCCTCGCTGCACACCGAGGTCATCGCGGTGGACAGCCAGTACGGGATCTCCGGCAGCGGCAAGTACCAGCTCAACATCACCGGTACCGGCAAGGTCGCCCTCATGACCTCCGGCCAGCCCCTGATGATGCAGGTCACGCCCGACAAGTACGTCAACGTGGACGCCGACGCCATCGTGGCCTGGTCCAGCGCCCTGCGGGTGCAGATGCAGGCCCAGACGCACTCCAGCGGCGTCTTCCGGCGCCGGGGCAACACCGGCGAGGGGTGGGAGCTGAGCTTCCTCGGGCAGGGCTTCGCCCTGGTCCAGCCGAGCGAGGTCATGCCCCCGCAGAACGCCCAGATCGGCCAGGGCGCCCGCGCGCAGTTCGGCATGGGCCAGCACGGCGCCCACGGCCAGAACCAGAACAACGCCTGGAACTGA
- a CDS encoding AIM24 family protein → MNQQLAGYAPTPVTARMENHGSAMLKVAMASGQDLYARTGSMVAYEGFIQYEPNPPAARQVASQWITGEGAPVMKCSGDGLLYLADYGADVVVLNLNNESISVNGTNLLAFDAHLTWGVERVKGMAKFAGQGLWNVAVQGTGWVAITSRGTPIVVDCGRGEDETYVDPDALVAWSTNLKVKGKRSFKAGALIGRGSGEAYQMAFSGEGIVVVQPSEDSTDRLRVRN, encoded by the coding sequence ATGAACCAGCAACTCGCGGGCTACGCCCCGACCCCCGTCACGGCCCGTATGGAGAACCACGGTTCGGCCATGCTCAAGGTCGCCATGGCCTCGGGACAGGACCTCTACGCGCGCACCGGCTCGATGGTGGCGTACGAGGGGTTCATCCAGTACGAGCCCAATCCGCCCGCCGCCCGGCAGGTCGCCTCCCAGTGGATCACCGGCGAGGGCGCACCCGTCATGAAGTGCTCCGGCGACGGGCTGCTCTACCTCGCCGACTACGGCGCCGACGTGGTCGTCCTCAACCTGAACAACGAGTCCATCTCGGTCAACGGCACCAACCTCCTCGCCTTCGACGCCCACCTCACCTGGGGCGTCGAGCGGGTCAAGGGAATGGCCAAGTTCGCCGGACAGGGCCTGTGGAACGTCGCCGTCCAGGGCACCGGATGGGTCGCCATCACCTCCCGGGGCACCCCGATCGTCGTCGACTGCGGACGCGGCGAGGACGAGACGTACGTCGACCCGGACGCGCTCGTCGCCTGGTCCACCAACCTCAAGGTCAAGGGGAAGCGCAGCTTCAAGGCCGGGGCCCTGATCGGCCGCGGCAGCGGCGAGGCGTACCAGATGGCCTTCTCCGGGGAGGGCATCGTCGTCGTCCAGCCGAGCGAGGACAGTACGGACCGCCTGCGGGTCCGGAACTGA
- a CDS encoding TerD family protein — MAREFQRGHKAKLSDLTPGTDLYVGVQIAAPGLTFDISCFGLDANEQLSDDRYFIFFNQPKSPEESIQLLGAQSGDTESFRVTLDRIPAAIQKLSFTATIDGPGQMSQVGPGYIRIVAGGEEVVRYAFTGSEFTTERAVMLGDFYLKDVWRFAAVGQGFDGGLEALLKNFGGEVAEEEEAPAAPQAAPGFAPPAQATAPPAFAAPPAPQAPQPAPSFGAPPAPAPAPQQPMHAAPTIAAPLTPQAPPAPAPYGQPGHQPPQPPQPQLGQVPGQIPGQHPGQPAPPAPTPPYGQPAPAPYGQPAPFGQHPPGAPQGVPQGLPAAGAGLHAALQLYKETATGQRWTPQNQQLMRVDLTMGGAGVLARQGSMVMYQGKVDFGYKGAGFVGRVVGNATGQEMQLMRCTGRGQVFLAEEGSYLHPIELQGDAICVSAESVLAFDESLQYEVRRVEGHGIPGGALFTMQFQGTGTVVIKTHGTPVVLPVTPTTFADCNAVVAWSAASQVIVSSQVRLRRNAYPGHSGETVNLQFRGAPGNFIVVQPYEV, encoded by the coding sequence ATGGCCAGGGAATTCCAACGAGGCCACAAGGCCAAGCTCAGTGATCTCACACCGGGGACAGATCTGTACGTAGGTGTGCAGATCGCCGCCCCTGGACTGACCTTCGACATCAGCTGCTTCGGTCTGGACGCCAACGAGCAGCTCTCGGACGACCGGTACTTCATCTTCTTCAATCAGCCGAAATCACCCGAGGAGTCGATTCAGCTCCTCGGCGCGCAGTCCGGCGACACCGAGTCCTTCCGCGTCACGCTCGACCGCATCCCGGCCGCCATCCAGAAGCTCTCCTTCACCGCGACGATCGACGGTCCCGGACAGATGTCCCAGGTCGGCCCCGGGTACATCCGGATCGTCGCCGGTGGCGAAGAGGTGGTCCGGTACGCCTTCACCGGCTCGGAGTTCACCACCGAGCGCGCGGTGATGCTCGGTGACTTCTACCTGAAGGACGTCTGGCGCTTCGCCGCCGTCGGCCAGGGCTTCGACGGCGGCCTCGAAGCGCTCCTGAAGAACTTCGGCGGCGAGGTCGCCGAGGAGGAAGAGGCCCCGGCGGCCCCGCAGGCGGCCCCCGGGTTCGCCCCGCCGGCCCAGGCCACCGCGCCCCCGGCCTTCGCGGCCCCGCCCGCACCCCAGGCCCCGCAGCCCGCACCGTCCTTCGGCGCCCCGCCCGCACCCGCCCCCGCACCGCAGCAGCCGATGCACGCGGCGCCCACCATCGCGGCGCCGCTCACCCCACAGGCGCCCCCGGCCCCGGCCCCGTACGGCCAGCCCGGCCACCAGCCTCCCCAGCCCCCGCAGCCGCAGCTCGGCCAGGTCCCGGGGCAGATCCCGGGCCAGCACCCCGGTCAGCCCGCCCCGCCCGCGCCCACGCCGCCCTACGGCCAGCCCGCCCCGGCCCCGTACGGCCAGCCCGCTCCCTTCGGGCAGCATCCCCCCGGCGCGCCCCAAGGTGTGCCGCAGGGCCTTCCGGCGGCCGGTGCCGGGCTGCACGCGGCCCTCCAGCTTTACAAGGAGACCGCCACCGGGCAGCGCTGGACCCCGCAGAACCAGCAGCTCATGCGGGTCGACCTGACCATGGGCGGCGCCGGGGTGCTGGCCCGCCAGGGCAGCATGGTGATGTACCAGGGCAAGGTGGACTTCGGCTACAAGGGCGCCGGATTCGTCGGCCGGGTCGTCGGCAACGCCACCGGCCAGGAGATGCAGCTGATGCGGTGTACCGGCCGCGGCCAGGTCTTCCTCGCCGAGGAAGGCTCGTATCTGCACCCGATCGAGCTGCAGGGCGACGCCATCTGCGTCTCCGCCGAGAGCGTCCTCGCCTTCGACGAGTCCCTCCAGTACGAGGTGCGCCGGGTCGAGGGGCACGGCATCCCCGGCGGCGCCCTGTTCACCATGCAGTTCCAGGGCACCGGCACCGTGGTCATCAAGACCCATGGCACCCCGGTCGTCCTGCCGGTCACCCCCACCACGTTCGCCGACTGCAACGCGGTGGTGGCCTGGTCGGCCGCCTCCCAGGTGATCGTATCCAGCCAGGTCCGGCTGCGCCGCAACGCGTACCCGGGGCACAGCGGCGAGACCGTGAACCTCCAGTTCCGGGGAGCGCCCGGCAACTTCATCGTCGTCCAGCCCTACGAGGTCTGA
- a CDS encoding M48 metallopeptidase family protein, whose product MPADPSPGVVGETPARSAVSQQPDTATRAPRASVAGAVEVRRSTRRRKSVSAYREGGRTIVLIPARMSEAEERRWVGVMLDKLAAQESKRVLGDTELTERAERLSAQFFDGRARPASVRWVTNQNTRWGSCTPAEGSIRLSHRLQGMPEYVVDYVLLHELAHLLVPGHGPDFWRLLEAYPRTERARGYLEGVVAADQLPQPPTAPEE is encoded by the coding sequence GTGCCCGCAGACCCGTCACCCGGCGTCGTCGGGGAGACCCCCGCGCGCAGCGCCGTGAGCCAGCAGCCCGATACGGCCACCCGTGCGCCCCGCGCCTCGGTGGCCGGCGCGGTCGAGGTCCGCAGGAGCACCCGGCGCAGGAAATCCGTCTCCGCGTACCGGGAGGGCGGCCGCACGATCGTGCTCATCCCCGCCCGGATGTCGGAGGCGGAGGAGCGGCGCTGGGTGGGCGTGATGCTCGACAAGCTCGCGGCCCAGGAGAGCAAGCGGGTCCTCGGGGACACCGAGCTGACGGAGCGGGCCGAGCGGCTGTCCGCCCAGTTCTTCGACGGCAGGGCCCGGCCCGCCTCGGTGCGCTGGGTGACCAACCAGAACACCCGCTGGGGCTCGTGCACCCCCGCCGAGGGCAGCATCCGGCTCTCGCACCGGCTCCAGGGCATGCCGGAGTACGTCGTCGACTACGTACTCCTCCATGAGCTGGCCCATCTGCTCGTCCCCGGCCACGGCCCGGATTTCTGGCGGCTGCTGGAGGCGTACCCGCGCACCGAGCGGGCCCGCGGCTACCTCGAAGGAGTGGTGGCCGCCGATCAGCTGCCTCAGCCGCCGACCGCACCCGAGGAGTGA
- a CDS encoding ThiF family adenylyltransferase, which produces MHPMLKPALRRAWRGRNTVQFGVTPAHAVTLGPVDIATGSFLELLDGTRGLPLLREEARALDLSDRHVNVLVRRLAEAGLLDDPRAVGPQAEILRHRAEVMERQRPDVASLSVVHPGPGEGLRRMAARRAMRVQVRGAGRVGASIAAVLSGSGVGHVEVLDGGRAEPGDVAPAGLPPEAVGERRDVAARRLVRRAAPGPAPRAGGEERGAAGAPPGLSLIVVAPRDGLSVYAPVPDTASPWIASGTPHLYAGVIEATGVVGPLVLPGGTGCAGCLELHRADRDSQWPRMLAQWRSGRRGAAVPACDLGLATAVAGLAAAHALAFLDGELPASTGVRWEAALPLLEWRSERIGPHVDCSCGAAERRRGAGASGDRPAQDTMAG; this is translated from the coding sequence CTGCATCCGATGCTGAAGCCCGCACTGCGCCGGGCATGGCGCGGACGGAACACCGTGCAGTTCGGGGTGACCCCCGCGCACGCGGTGACGCTGGGTCCGGTGGACATCGCGACGGGCAGCTTCCTGGAGCTGCTCGACGGGACGCGCGGGCTGCCGCTGCTGCGCGAGGAGGCCCGGGCCCTGGACCTGTCGGACCGTCATGTGAACGTCCTGGTAAGGCGGCTGGCGGAGGCGGGGCTGCTCGACGATCCCCGGGCCGTCGGGCCGCAGGCGGAGATCCTGCGCCACCGGGCCGAGGTGATGGAGCGCCAACGTCCCGATGTGGCCTCGCTCTCCGTCGTGCATCCCGGGCCGGGTGAGGGGCTGCGCCGGATGGCGGCCCGGCGGGCTATGCGGGTCCAGGTGCGGGGCGCGGGGCGGGTCGGGGCGTCGATCGCGGCGGTGCTGTCCGGCTCGGGGGTGGGCCATGTGGAGGTGCTGGACGGGGGCCGGGCGGAGCCGGGGGACGTGGCACCGGCCGGGCTTCCGCCCGAGGCCGTGGGGGAACGGCGCGATGTGGCGGCCCGTCGGCTCGTCCGCCGGGCCGCCCCGGGGCCGGCGCCCAGGGCGGGCGGGGAGGAGCGGGGCGCGGCGGGCGCGCCGCCCGGTCTGTCACTGATCGTCGTCGCGCCCCGGGACGGGCTCTCGGTGTACGCGCCGGTGCCTGACACCGCCTCCCCCTGGATCGCGTCCGGCACCCCTCATCTCTATGCGGGGGTGATCGAGGCGACGGGGGTGGTCGGGCCACTCGTGCTCCCGGGCGGCACGGGGTGCGCGGGGTGTCTGGAGCTGCACCGCGCGGACCGGGATTCGCAGTGGCCCCGGATGCTGGCGCAGTGGCGTTCGGGGCGGCGGGGTGCGGCGGTGCCCGCCTGCGATCTGGGGCTGGCCACGGCGGTCGCCGGTCTCGCGGCGGCCCATGCCCTGGCTTTCCTGGACGGGGAGTTGCCGGCCAGCACCGGGGTGCGCTGGGAGGCGGCGCTGCCCCTGCTGGAGTGGCGGAGCGAGCGGATCGGCCCGCATGTCGACTGCAGTTGCGGAGCGGCCGAGCGCCGCCGGGGGGCGGGGGCCTCCGGGGACCGTCCGGCGCAGGACACAATGGCCGGGTGA
- a CDS encoding ABC1 kinase family protein, protein MSDLPRKAVTRTAKLAALPLGFAGRATWGLGKRIGGRSAELVAREVQQRTAEQLFRTLGELKGGAMKLGQALSVFESALPEEIAGPYRAALTKLQEAAPPLPAGTVHAVLAERIGEDWREYFLEFEDKPSAAASIGQVHRGVWHDGREVAVKVQYPGAGEALLSDLAQLSRFARLLGPLVPGMDIKPLIKEMRERVSEELDYELEAQSQREHAEEFADDPDVVIPGVVHQSDQVLVTEWMDGIPLADVIADGTPEQRDRAGQLLARFLFSGPARTGLLHADPHPGNFRLLPPVDAPGDADAPHEVDGPEASPDPDGSGGTDGSEEGGAVGAAGDWRLGVLDFGTVDRLPGGLPGTIGESLRMTLEGDAAGVYGRLRDEGFVKESIDLEPDEVLDYLLPIIEPAQVEEFTFSRGWLRDQAARIADPRSPAHQLGRQLNLPPSYLLIHRVTLSTIGVLCQLGAAVRLRDELEAWLPGFVAEDEESEEAGEAKEAGAGSESEEPEPEPVPGGDA, encoded by the coding sequence ATGTCTGATCTTCCCCGGAAGGCGGTTACGCGTACCGCCAAGCTGGCCGCGCTGCCGCTCGGCTTCGCCGGCCGTGCCACCTGGGGTCTGGGCAAGCGGATCGGCGGCAGGTCCGCCGAGCTGGTCGCCCGCGAGGTGCAGCAGCGCACGGCCGAGCAGCTGTTCAGGACCCTGGGCGAGCTGAAGGGCGGGGCCATGAAGCTGGGCCAGGCCCTCTCCGTCTTCGAGTCGGCCCTGCCGGAGGAGATCGCGGGCCCCTACCGGGCCGCGCTGACCAAGTTGCAGGAGGCCGCACCGCCCCTGCCCGCCGGGACGGTCCATGCGGTGCTGGCCGAGCGGATCGGCGAGGACTGGCGGGAGTACTTCCTGGAGTTCGAGGACAAGCCGTCGGCCGCCGCCTCCATCGGGCAGGTCCACCGGGGGGTGTGGCACGACGGCCGTGAGGTGGCCGTGAAGGTGCAGTATCCGGGTGCGGGCGAGGCGCTGCTCTCGGACCTCGCCCAGCTCAGCCGCTTCGCCCGGCTGCTCGGCCCGCTGGTGCCCGGCATGGACATCAAGCCGCTCATCAAGGAGATGCGCGAGCGGGTGTCGGAGGAGCTGGACTACGAGTTGGAGGCGCAGTCCCAGCGGGAGCACGCGGAGGAGTTCGCGGACGATCCCGATGTGGTGATCCCGGGTGTGGTGCACCAGTCCGACCAGGTGCTGGTGACGGAGTGGATGGACGGGATCCCGCTGGCCGACGTGATCGCGGACGGTACGCCGGAGCAGCGGGACCGGGCCGGTCAGCTGCTGGCGCGCTTCCTCTTCTCGGGCCCGGCCCGCACCGGCCTCCTGCACGCCGACCCGCACCCGGGCAACTTCCGGCTGCTGCCTCCGGTGGATGCCCCGGGCGACGCGGACGCGCCGCACGAGGTGGACGGTCCGGAGGCCTCGCCCGACCCGGACGGTTCCGGCGGTACGGACGGCTCGGAGGAGGGCGGGGCCGTCGGGGCTGCCGGGGACTGGCGGTTGGGGGTGCTGGACTTCGGGACGGTCGACCGGCTGCCGGGCGGGTTGCCGGGGACCATCGGAGAGTCCCTGCGGATGACGCTGGAGGGCGACGCGGCCGGGGTGTACGGGCGGCTGCGGGACGAGGGGTTCGTCAAGGAGTCGATCGACCTGGAGCCGGACGAGGTCCTCGACTATCTGCTCCCGATCATCGAGCCCGCGCAGGTGGAGGAGTTCACCTTCTCCCGGGGCTGGCTGCGGGACCAGGCGGCCCGGATCGCCGATCCTCGCTCCCCCGCGCACCAGTTGGGCAGGCAGCTGAACCTCCCGCCGTCCTACCTCCTGATACACCGGGTCACGCTCAGCACGATCGGGGTCCTGTGCCAGCTGGGTGCGGCGGTCCGGCTGCGGGACGAACTCGAAGCGTGGCTGCCGGGGTTCGTGGCGGAGGACGAGGAGAGCGAGGAAGCCGGGGAGGCCAAGGAGGCCGGGGCAGGGTCGGAAAGCGAGGAGCCAGAGCCGGAGCCGGTCCCGGGGGGCGACGCGTAG
- a CDS encoding WhiB family transcriptional regulator, whose amino-acid sequence MQLEAHAPSVPQSDSISPPGSTEDSTLLPLTALTALDDAIENLGVPVPCRSYDPEVFFAESPADVEYAKSLCRTCPLVEACLAGAKERREPWGVWGGELFVQGVVVARKRPRGRPRKNPVAA is encoded by the coding sequence GTGCAACTCGAAGCGCACGCCCCGTCAGTACCGCAGTCCGACTCGATCTCCCCGCCCGGCTCCACGGAGGACTCCACCTTGCTCCCCCTCACCGCGCTCACCGCGCTCGACGACGCCATCGAGAACCTCGGCGTACCCGTCCCCTGCCGCTCGTACGACCCGGAGGTCTTCTTCGCCGAGTCCCCGGCCGACGTCGAGTACGCCAAGTCGCTCTGCCGCACCTGCCCGCTGGTCGAGGCCTGCCTCGCCGGTGCCAAGGAGCGGCGCGAGCCGTGGGGCGTCTGGGGCGGCGAGCTCTTCGTCCAGGGTGTCGTCGTGGCCCGCAAGCGGCCGCGCGGCCGCCCGCGCAAGAACCCGGTCGCAGCGTGA
- a CDS encoding ATP-dependent DNA helicase UvrD2, translating to MTAATHSTLFPQVPETPDAVLDGLDPEQREVALALHGPVCVLAGAGTGKTRAITHRIAYGVRAGILQPATVLAVTFTNRAAGEMRGRLRQLGATGVQARTFHSAALRQLQYFWPKAVGGELPRLLERKVQLVAEAAARCELRLDRSELRDVTGEIEWAKVTQTVPADYPAAVAKTQRDAPRDPAVLAQIYSTYEQLKRDRSVIDFEDVLLLTVGILQDRHDIADHVRGQYQHFVVDEYQDVSPLQQRLLDLWVGDRDNLCVVGDASQTIYSFTGATPDHLLNFRTRHPGATVVKLVRDYRSTPQVVHLANGLLSQARGRAADHRLELVSQRDKGPEPVYAEYPDEPHEAEATARRVRDLIAAGVPAGEIAILYRVNSQSEVYEQALADAGVPYQLRGAERFFERAEVREAGTALRGAARAGRNDSLLDGAEDLAAQVRAVLSTKGWTTRPPAGSGAVRDRWESLAALVRLAEDFETAKPGATLTDLVRELDERAAAQHAPTVQGVTLASLHAAKGLEWDAVFLVGLTEGMMPIAYAKTEEQIEEERRLLYVGVTRARHHLSLSWSLARSPGGRASRRPTRFLNGLRPGSTAPGARGGTGGGGGIDRGTGRSAGAAERRSEAVERRPRQPVRCRVCGRTLTDAGEMKLMRCEECPSDMDEALYGRLLDWRAGQAARLSQPDYCVFTEKTLMAIAEAVPSTEGELVVIAGVGNRKLTRFGADVLAICAGETVGEGPEEGAGES from the coding sequence GTGACAGCAGCAACGCACTCCACCCTCTTCCCGCAGGTTCCCGAGACCCCGGACGCCGTGCTCGACGGGCTCGACCCCGAGCAGCGCGAGGTGGCTCTCGCCCTGCACGGACCGGTATGCGTGCTGGCCGGAGCGGGTACGGGCAAGACCCGCGCGATCACCCACCGCATCGCGTACGGGGTGCGCGCGGGCATCCTCCAGCCCGCCACGGTCCTCGCCGTCACGTTCACCAACCGGGCCGCGGGGGAGATGCGCGGCCGGCTCCGCCAGCTCGGCGCGACCGGCGTCCAGGCGCGGACCTTCCACTCGGCGGCGCTCCGGCAGCTCCAGTATTTCTGGCCGAAAGCAGTCGGTGGCGAGCTGCCCCGGCTGCTGGAGCGGAAGGTGCAGCTGGTCGCCGAGGCCGCCGCCCGCTGCGAGCTGCGGCTCGACCGGAGCGAGCTGCGGGACGTCACCGGCGAGATCGAGTGGGCCAAGGTCACCCAGACCGTCCCCGCCGACTATCCGGCCGCCGTCGCCAAGACCCAGCGGGACGCCCCCCGGGACCCGGCGGTGCTCGCCCAGATCTACTCCACGTACGAGCAGCTCAAGCGCGACCGCTCGGTGATCGACTTCGAGGACGTGCTGCTGCTCACCGTCGGCATCCTCCAGGACCGGCACGACATCGCGGACCACGTGCGCGGCCAGTACCAGCACTTCGTCGTCGACGAGTACCAGGACGTCAGCCCGCTCCAGCAGCGGCTGCTCGATCTGTGGGTGGGGGACCGGGACAACCTCTGCGTGGTCGGGGACGCCAGCCAGACGATCTACTCCTTCACCGGGGCCACCCCCGACCACCTGCTGAACTTCCGCACCCGCCACCCCGGGGCGACGGTCGTCAAGCTGGTCCGGGACTACCGCTCCACCCCCCAGGTCGTCCACCTCGCCAACGGGCTGCTGAGCCAGGCCCGGGGCAGGGCCGCCGACCACCGCCTCGAGCTGGTCTCGCAGCGCGACAAGGGCCCCGAGCCGGTCTACGCGGAGTATCCCGACGAGCCCCATGAGGCCGAGGCGACCGCCCGGCGCGTCCGCGACCTGATCGCGGCGGGCGTCCCGGCCGGGGAGATCGCCATCCTCTACCGGGTCAACTCCCAGTCCGAGGTCTACGAACAGGCCCTGGCGGACGCGGGCGTGCCCTACCAGCTGCGCGGCGCCGAGCGGTTCTTCGAGCGCGCGGAGGTACGGGAGGCGGGCACCGCCCTGCGCGGCGCGGCGCGGGCCGGGCGCAACGACTCCCTGCTGGACGGGGCGGAGGACCTGGCCGCCCAGGTGCGGGCGGTGCTCTCCACCAAGGGGTGGACCACCCGCCCGCCCGCCGGGTCGGGGGCCGTGCGCGACCGCTGGGAGTCGCTGGCCGCGCTGGTGCGGCTCGCGGAGGACTTCGAGACGGCGAAGCCCGGGGCGACCCTGACCGACCTGGTGCGCGAGCTGGACGAGCGGGCCGCCGCCCAGCACGCCCCGACGGTCCAGGGCGTCACGCTGGCCTCGCTGCACGCGGCGAAGGGGCTGGAGTGGGACGCGGTGTTCCTGGTCGGCCTGACCGAGGGCATGATGCCGATCGCGTACGCCAAGACCGAGGAGCAGATCGAGGAGGAGCGGCGCCTGCTGTACGTCGGCGTCACCCGCGCCCGCCACCACCTCTCGCTCTCCTGGTCCCTGGCGCGTTCCCCCGGCGGCCGGGCGAGCCGCAGGCCCACCCGGTTCCTCAACGGGCTCCGGCCGGGCTCCACGGCGCCCGGCGCCCGGGGCGGGACGGGAGGCGGCGGCGGGATCGACCGGGGGACCGGCCGCTCCGCAGGGGCCGCCGAGCGGCGGAGCGAGGCCGTCGAGCGCAGGCCCCGGCAGCCGGTGCGGTGCCGGGTCTGCGGCCGCACCCTCACCGACGCGGGCGAGATGAAGCTGATGCGGTGCGAGGAGTGCCCCTCCGACATGGACGAGGCGCTCTACGGCCGGCTGCTCGACTGGAGGGCGGGCCAGGCGGCCCGGCTGAGCCAGCCCGACTACTGCGTCTTCACCGAGAAGACCCTGATGGCCATCGCCGAGGCCGTGCCGTCCACCGAGGGCGAGCTGGTCGTCATCGCCGGCGTCGGGAACCGGAAGCTGACCCGTTTCGGAGCCGATGTTCTGGCCATCTGCGCAGGTGAGACGGTCGGTGAGGGGCCCGAGGAGGGCGCCGGTGAGAGCTGA